The Syngnathus scovelli strain Florida chromosome 17, RoL_Ssco_1.2, whole genome shotgun sequence sequence TTATCATAAATTCATACAAAAATGGTGGAAACAGATGACCTGGCTAGCCACCGTGGTTTCCAATTTCTGTTTTAGTTCATCACATAACTTGAAATTAGTTCTGCACCTCGCGTGTCCGTAGCAGACAGGCAGGTTTTGCTTTTGGGAAAACACTTcatatgtttatttaaaaagctGTGAAGAGTTCAGTTAACTCCAGCGCAGgtcattgtttatttttcttcactGTGGGGAATTTACGACTGACTGAGCTTTAAGTGAAGTACCGTTTGTTCATTTATAGTACTATGTGACCGTTGTGAGTCTTGAGTTTAATGTTCAATCGTCTTTGTCGGATGCAGACTGTCAAGGATGACAtcacacctaaaaaaaaaaggaacttggATTAACATGTTTACATGAAGTCATGTGGCGTGCAGGTGCTGGATATAGGCGACAGCCTCGCCATCCCAGACGAGTTTACAGAGGAAGAGAAAAGCTCGGGCGGTTGGTGGAAGCAACTCGTCGCAGGCGCCGTGGCGGGCTCCGTCTCTCGCACCGGTACGGCCCCGCTCGATCGGCTGAAGGTTTTCATGCAGGTAAATCTGCTTTTAACGAGTTTGTCTTTAGTTTGGTTGGGAAAATGTAAAAAGATATTTATCTACTGCAGGTTCACTCCactaaaactaataaaataAGCCTAGCAAAAGGTTTCAAGCAGATGATTGTCGAGGGAGGCGCTATTTCACTATGGAGGGGCAACGGTATCAACGTTTTAAAGATCGCACCGGAGACGGCCATCAAATTCATGGCGTATGAGCAGGTAATATTAGAAGCCATTTTGTATGCCGACGTACAGCGATACGCCACAgcatgttgttttattttttttgattgcAGTTCAAAAAGTTGCTATCATCAGAAGGTGAAAAAATCGAGACCCACAAAAGGTTCATGTCCGGCTCGCTGGCCGGCGCTACTGCACAGACTGCCATTTACCCCATGGAGGTAACATTTCATTATAATCAACCACTAAAAATGCAACAAAACCAATAGAATTAAAATAGAACACATTGTTTCCTAACTGTGCACTTTTCGTCCCGTTCCTTCAGGTCTTAAAGACTAGACTGACACTAAGGAAAACCGGCCAGTATTCGGGAATGTTTGATTGCGCCAAGACAATCCTGAAAAATGAGGGCGTCAAGGCCTTCTACAAGGGCTACGTTCCAAACTTACTTGGCATTATTCCCTACGCGGGGATAGACCTTGCTGTTTATGAGGTACTTAGACCGAACGTTGCGTACCGATGAACTAAAGTCCACTCCTAAACTTATTATTCATCTTTTCCACTCCTAAACTTATTATTCATCTTTTCTGCAGACTCTAAAGAACGCGTGGCTAGCGTACCACACCAAAGATTCGGCTAATCCAGGTGTTCTTGTGTTGTTGGGTTGCGGGACCATTTCCAGTACCTGCGGACAGCTGGCCAGCTATCCGCTCGCACTCGTACGCACGCGCATGCAAGCAAGAGGTAAAGCGAACCCAAGGGATGAATTTAACATGCTAATGTAAACACGAGGAAATATTTACCTCTGGTAATGCAAAACTTGTTTTTGACGTGTGGGTCAACATCATTATAAAGTGCCTTTAGCGTACTCAGTTTAGTTATGCTAAACAAATTAGCAGTGTTTGCTCtaaatttacaaaaaaatgtgACGATATTCATAATTTTTTCCTGAAATTTCAGGATGAACCTAGAATGCTCATcacaatttgctttttttttttctaacaactGTTTTCATTCacaaatgtatttcttttcaGCATCCCTGAATGCTTCAGACCAGCCCACCATGAGTTCCCTACTAAAGAACATTTTAGTCAAAGATGGCTTTTTCGGACTATACCGAGGTATCCTGCCAAACTTTATGAAGGTCATCCCGGCTGTCAGCATCAGCTACGTCGTTTACGAGTACATGAAGATTGGTTTGGGAATCAACAAATGACACTGCGAGCAAACAAGTGTGGATGGAGCTGAATGATCTGAAATAGCCGGCATGACTTACACCAGTTTACACTGGAGGCCTCTGCTCAGACAGATGTACTGTATTGCACTAAGGATGATCCGCTGTTAGTTAAAATATGAATCATTTCTATTTTAAGCATGCTTTTTTGTCTTCCTGCTGCTGAGAAATGTACACACTTTGGAAACAATACTTGACTCAAAAGACGGAACTGTATGCAAATGCAAACATAAAACTGTGAAAATACAAAACCAAACAGGTTGTCTAATTTGAAATGTTATCTAGACCAAAAAAAGTGAATTGATGGTTCTGTTTAATGAAAATATTTACTGCTCAGCCAACATTGACTCCATTAAAGAAAAGAATGACATCATTGCTCATTAAACAGGCTACAAAAACTAGATGTGTTTTAACGCAACGGACACCTTGGCTTTTATGTTAATTTGTAACTTCGGCTAGAATAATTGAATGCACTTAGCTACAGAAGGAGGCTTTCAAAACTCATGATACAACCAAATCAAAAGCCTTTTCCTAGAacagcatttttaaattttattctattttttgtgGCTAATTCTTTGAATTTTCTAATGCATATAAACACCAGTAATGAAGCACACTGCACAGTACAGTTACGCATACTTGCCTTAGTTTGCAGGCTGCACTGCCACACACAATATGGCGGACGTTTTCCAGCAGCGGCGCGACCCACGCAAATTTTCTATTATAAATGCGCACAGACTCGAGGAGGAGGGTCCTCAGTTGAAGACAGCAGCACTGATAAACAAACCCTGAGGTGAGTTCTCCGCCACTTTTGCAACCGATTCTTTAACAACTAACTTTTCTTGCGTTGTCATGCTGTAAAAACGACACCGCGGACGATTACCAACACCATAAAGCGGCCTGCTCGTGGTGACACAGCCTAAGGCTTAGCCTAGTGACGCTACAAGTAGCAGCTAAAAATACACGTCTGATGTGTGGAGGTTACAACTTGAAAAATACATGTTCACCTTTGCTGATGGTTGTCATCCAAGGCTCTGGACAATGAAGAAATGCACTCCTCAATGTCAGATCACATTTATTGACAGAGGAGAAGGAGCTctgcaaacataaaaaaaaaaaaataaaaagtcaacgATGACCATAATCAACTTAATGTGCACTAGCAACACACacaactaataataaatcaaatagGAGCACTCACAGGGGGAAAGGGTGATGcaacaaaatgtcatcaacCATAATTAATGCTCTCTTGTAGCCAGAGGGAACCTCAGGAAATAATTATTCTATATTCCAAATAATATTATAAGTGTTTTGGTAGTAGACTGTTCATTTGCTTTTTTCTAGTGGTGTAAATGGTACGGCGTGATGGGCAACACAAGTGACCGAGTGTCTGCGGACCGCCATGGGGCCAAAGCTCATCGTATGGACAGCAGCGGGGGTCACAAGGACCTTGAACCCAGCAGCAAGATGATGGACAGTACGGACGACCCCAACATCTTCAACACACGCGGGCCGGACTCTAAGGTACGGCAGGAACACGCGGTCTGAACTTTACAAACATAGACGTTACTTTAATTGTAGTTATTTGTCGCAATTACAGCTGTTGGGCGAGAAAGAATTCACCCCAGATTTGGACGACCTGGTGAAAACGGTTCCTCAGGCTCGTCCCACGGTTATCCGATGGGCTGGAGGAGGGAAGGAGGTCTACATCGCTGGCTCCTTTAATAACTGGAGCAACAAGATACCGCTCAATAAAAGGTATGGTTACAAATTGTTTTTCTGTGGTTAAAAAACATTCACTTGAATgtcattctgtttttttttcttcacaaagcCACAGTGACTTTGTAGCAATCCTGGACCTGCCCGAAGGAGAGCACCAGTACAAGTTTTTCGTGGACGGGCAATGGCTGCATGATCCCTCAGAGGTACGTTTGACTTCTTGACCTGCTGAGATTTTCCACCtaatttttattcttcttttccagCCAGTGGTGACAAGCCAGCTAGGCACCATCAACAACCTGATCCAAGTGAAGAAGTCTGATTTTGAGGTGTTTGATGCCCTGCAGGTGGACTCTCTGGAGTGCTCTGACACATCGGGTGTGTGTTTTTCCAAAGGGAAATTGTGTCAAAACATTTTCCTTGCACTGATTTCGATACTAATTACGAGgactaaaaatataaatatactatatccttactgcgctTAATAATGTGGCTGACTAACCCCACCTCGGCTTCCAGATCTTTCCAGCTCCCCTCCAGGTCCATACGGACAGAGTCAATACGTGTTCCGACCCGAAGGGCATTTCAAAGCTCCCCCCATACTCCCTCCTCACCTTCTTCAAGTCATACTCAACAAGGACACAAATATTTCAGTAAGTTCTTTTTTGTCCatttactttttcttttctgtgaTAACACGTCTTTCCGTCTTGGCAGTGTGACCCCGCCCTGCTGCCCGAACCCAATCACGTGATGCTGAACCATCTCTACGCGCTCTCTATAAAGGTGCGAGTGCACTTAATAGAAAATCCACAAAAGCAAATGACCTTGCTTAGAAACCTGTTGCGTAATCCAGctggttttgttgttgttctaaATGAACCCCTCCCTAACATTCAAATGATGGTCTTTTAAATTTGCAGGACGGCGTTATGGTGCTGAGTGCCACCCACCGATACAAAAAGAAATACGTCACCTCGCTGCTCTACAAGCCCATCTAATCATCACGTCCGCGATGCTAGCACTTGGGGGTAGCGGCGTGTCGCTGTTTTAGCGCCAAAATCTTGTACTTGAAACACCTTTACGGTTTAAAGACACCGGCCGTTGCCTCATGTCTAAATTTAGGGCTATCAAACACAGAATGTAGCAGCGTAGTTTGAATCACTGTGTGTGtttatcttgatttttttttgctgcatgtTGTGAATATGCATGTCAGCGTTGAAGTCAGATTTCAAGTATCGAGTTGCTATTGCTCAAAGTGCAATAAGAAGTCTGATGTTGTTTGACACCAGTTCAGTATTTCATATTTATTGTACCATCgaatgtttttgttgtgttgGTTGATTAAATGATAACACATTTGTGTGCTGAGGTTACCTGCATCGGCTTTTTTCGCTATGCGGTTGGTGTGAGTTTACTATTTTTGGGACTGTTACGTCACGTGTGTCATCACTGACAGCGGCATTCGAATCACACGGCAAAACTTGAATTTTACACTCATTGTACGGATGTTTCGAAATGCTTTGCGGTTCAAGTGTGGAAATTGTTTGCACaaacttgttaaaaaaataaaaatggacaaCCTTTCGTTACCTCTGGGCTCGACAATTATTGTGTTTTAAAACATGCATTGTAGACACAGTGgtctatttttaaaacattttattggTTCGGTTCCAAAATTTTTAAGCGCTAAATACTTTTTGACAACACAACACACATTGTCATCAGAGACGGCTTCCGCTTGTGTTCGTTTTGCAAATCTAAGCTTCTTTCCAGCCACATTTAAAGCAGTACCGTACATTCAAAACTCAACAAGACTGACTGCTTTGATTCCGTTCTTTAACAAtaaggctttttttccccccctcaatgAAGCTTTCAATTTAAAGTCAAGCAAAGCCATAATATTTATGCGTGGACAGACAAAAATGTGTTCAGTAGCATCAAAAAGGCATTTTATCTCACAGAAAATGGCCTCTATAAGCGTCATATATAAATACATGGCGAGAACACACGTCAATTTAAAAGATGTCAAGTTACCGCACGGCTAAGCTCACCTTTGCACAAAGCAAATGCATGTTTATTCAAGCACCCGCGCACAtaaaaaaggttatttacagCATGAATGGCACATGTACAAgcgtcaaacaaaaacaaaaaatgtacagaatGATCCCACCAGTAGCCTGCCAAAGTTTGCGTCATCTATAACATGACCATGAGAATGTCAAAATATAGAAACACAAAACGGCATGAGGCCTTTTGGAGAAAATCCactatttttttcattggttttggtccaaAACTGGAATATGTTGCACAATCGGGAACAAACTAAACCAGTTTGATGTGCTTCTATAGAAGCCTTCTGTATCCCGATAGGCTAATAATTCCTCATTCACATGGTTAAGGCAAGTTGAAGTTCAAACTTTGGCAAGTAATGGCAATCTCCCGTCCCATATAAATAAGTTGATTGTTCAGAACAAACAAAATTCTGATCATGCGACACTCCAGTGATAGCTTCAAGTCACTGCATTATTGCACATGCTCGTACGTCAGCTTCTTATTTTGCGGCACTTCAACCTCACATTCAGCAAACATGCACGTTAGAAATGCCAAATCTCGACGCTGTCACACTTATAATGGAAGCTGGGAACAAAATATTGAACCAATTGCTGGTGTCTACTCATCGATGGATGCAGAAAGAATCAAATCACAAAATAATCCagccagtgacgtgcggtgagggagTGGTTGGTGAGACAGTCAGATTTAAAAATATACTCAGAATTCAATTGGCTACGGCTATCTCAATAGCATTCGACGCAATTGTTTGTGGTCTTACCTTTATTTGTCGATGAAGTCCATGGGCCACAAAAATCTCACTTTCTTGTAAAAGTACAGCTTATTTTCCTTTAGTTTCGGCACCTTTTAATTTTGGCTAGCACGGATGCAATTACAGCAGCTCTGTCCTATGTTTGAGCTACTTCTATCATCAAATTCTCAAAACGCCTTCCTTACTTCTGACCACTTTACTTTTTGCACCATAATGCAAAATTACAGATCTGTGCTTAgtttgtgacagctgttgtctaCCTCTACAAGCAACAAATGGGGCAGCATTAATCACCCGTTGGCTCACGTACGCCCCCCTTCGGTGCGGCAGAGTactatttgcctcaacctgttcCCTTTTACTGCAGTTTTATGTCCTATCAGCAAAACAAAGCGTTTCACCTTTGTATGGAATGAGAACTATGAAATTTCAGCAAATTCGACTTTAAAAATGTTCATAATTAGTCAAAACTAAAGCTCACTGGACAAATATTAATATTCAGTttgttataattattttttacttgtgcctcacctgcatcccctAACCGCACGTCACTGATCCAAACGGCCTACATTCCTCCATTATCTCAACTAATACATTGTGAATGTCAGTGAGTAcgatttttcattttaaattcgAAATATCTGGTGATCGATGGAATCACAGATTGTTTTCTTTGAGTGAACTTTCCTGGATCACACACACCGCACATATACACCGCAGCTCAAAAATTAGGTCACTTGCAAATatctttagattttttttttttaagaaaagcaTTATTTTAAATATCAAATTAAAGGGGGACTTTGCATTAGTCAACTCTGTCTGAGCCCATCTTGCGCCTTTAGAGTAGCAAAAAACACCCCAAcagaggaaaaacaaccaatcagaaGTCATTTAGATAAATGCTTTTCTTTATAAAATCAAAAACATATCCAAGTGACCCCAAACGACGGTGTATATGCGTGTTCCTCTCATAGACCTCATTTTTACATCCACAAAACACCTTTTTCCCTCCACAGGCTTTCGGAAGAAGACCCTCCATTTGGGGGTGTCTTCAAGCCGCTCCATCCGGCTTGTCACTGAATCCACCAGGGACACATTTCACACACCTTCTGTCATACACACTTCTGGCAGTTACACTCAAAGAACATTAACTGCATGTTTGGGGGCTGGCGAAGCTATAAGGACTTCGCTAAGGCCTGGTTGGAGACAGAGGTTAAGAgaagtggggaggggggggctctTGATTTTAAATATCGAGGTCACAGCGTTGAGGCTGGTTGTTCGGTGGTTCATAGCAAGCATTGGCTGGTGCGCTTCCTGGCAGCAGGGGCTTCGACGTAGGCGGTCCTCAGGCGAGGGACATCAGCAGGTTGCTTTCGGGTACCGCCTCTTGGCTCCTTAGCTGCAAGTTGGAGAAAAGATTTTCAATGAAATTGAACATAGCACCAGGGGGGGGGAACCCAAAAATATTGTGACTACATAGTATGTCCCAAAAGTCACGTGAATTAGAAAAAATGGTGATGGGGGTTATTCCACTGCAAACTCATCCAAGCATGCCATTTTGTATCATAATTGATgatatttgggaaaaaaaagaatcataagTGCATGTCTCCCATGCACATGCCCCAAAGACAACCCAGGTCCTCCCTGACCTACTGATCTCAGTCAATATGGATCATTTCATCATCAGTCTCACTGGAGCatggctttggcgccatcttgtggcattttaGGGTTATACACAAAGTACAAAAAAACGTGAATAGGTGAGTTATTTAGTaaagaacaaaattaaaaataataataaataaataactttgaATTTAAAGTGTGCAATGTGTAACGTGCATGTTAGGTCCACTAATAAATGACATCCAGTTCACCCTTGACCCTGATGAAGGCAAGTTCTAcacaaaaatggatggatggtttataTAAGTGATTAAATGGGGGTGGAGTCTATAAAACGTCAAAGCGTTGATGTTGGCGTGATTGCAAACCACAAATGCACAAGGTAAAAAAGCTGCCCATCCAAAAAACCAAAATCAACATCCGGGGCAGCCTCTACCTTTTCGAGCAATTACCGGCAtagggagaggaagaggaggagcttAGAGAGGAAAGTCTCAGCTCGTTCTTCTGGAGGTGTTGTTCACGTGCAGTGACAGAGACGAAGGGACAAACAAACGACAAGTGATGGAATCACATTTAAGACTAAAGAGAAAACAGGACAAAATCCTGGTACAAAGTCGGATTCGGCCTGGGGACGAGTCACATCGTTAAACATGACATTTacatttccttctttttttaccTCCAGGTTTGTCCTTGCTTTCTTCAAAACATCACGAGTCCTTGACACTGTTAAAAACAAGAGGAGTTTGTTTATTACCTCCACCAAGGAACCCATGTGGTAGCATAGCATCATTTTCCACTCTCTCTTCTGCTCGTGCCAAATTTGGTAATCTCTTCTTCAAGCGTGACTTACGCTGGTTCACAATGAAATGCTCCATGTTCTCCTTGGTGCGACTGGTGCTCCTCAGTCTTTGGATCATCCCCTTCAGAAGCTCCTCCTGCTCAGACACGCGTAGCTTGAGGGACAAAATCTCCTCTTGCATCGACTGCTCCTGTGTTCAAAGCGCATGTGAATACATAAAAAATTTGAATTTCCATCACGCTGCTGATGCAAACCTTCTTCAGGTTCGGGATGGAGGCGTCAGTGCTGGGTAGCGCCGCCCTCCAAAACATTTTTAGGAGTGAAGCCGCCTCCTCCAAAATCTGCCTCAGGGTCTTGGTGTTGGCCAAGAGACTTTTGGCATTTCCATACTCCAAAAACTGCATAATAAGATATCGTTGGTctaaaatatgtgccttggtCAGAAAAGCAACTCACCAGCTCACTGCTCTGTTTCTGGTTGGCTCCCAAAGGCGACAGatcgctcaatgccgtctccatGCGTTGCACGATGCTGCGACCTTCAAGGACTTGTTGCTGCAGAGCGTTGAAGTCATCCACGTGACCCACGGCGTGGCGGCCGTAGCGGTTAGCGAAAGAGCCATCGGGGGCGTCACCTTCCAGCTCGGTATGAGGGTCAAGTTGGTCTGTGGTGCAAATACAAGAACATTTCTTTCATTCCAGTTTGGGGAGCTTAGTAGCGATTCAAGCAAAGTGCTCACAAAGCATATTAGAACCAAACAAGTCATGTGATGAGGTTAAAAGTCACACCGTTGGCGGCGCTATGGTTGTCATCCAGGTCCGAGTAGGGGGGGCAGGGAGACCCACAGTTAAAAAGACCAATGTCCCTGACAGGTGGAGAAGGGGCCGGGTCTGCGGAGCACACATACCGGACTTGGACACACATCACACTGAAGTTGGACAGTTAAGccccgccttttttttttttaccgtggaGCAGCTGGCGCTTGTAGACGTTCTCCCTCTGAGGGCTGGCGCTCAAGGCCGGCAGTGCCGGCGTACGAGGGGAGCCGCCGCCCAGCTTCTGCTCCAGCTGTTTGTGGAGCTCCAGCTGCTTGAGGGCGCTGCTCTCCTGAAC is a genomic window containing:
- the LOC125984950 gene encoding mitochondrial adenyl nucleotide antiporter SLC25A24 isoform X1; protein product: MIRMALSGLLPRARCWDADSERSYQDLFEKLDANKDGKVDVAELRAGLKAMGVFRQGAAQKIVMSGDQNKDGSLDFQEFTKYLKEHEKKLRLTFKSLDKNNDGRIDATEIQQSLAELGMDINKVDALKILQSMDIDGTMMVDWNEWREHFLFHPAHNLQEIIRYWKHSSVLDIGDSLAIPDEFTEEEKSSGGWWKQLVAGAVAGSVSRTGTAPLDRLKVFMQVHSTKTNKISLAKGFKQMIVEGGAISLWRGNGINVLKIAPETAIKFMAYEQFKKLLSSEGEKIETHKRFMSGSLAGATAQTAIYPMEVLKTRLTLRKTGQYSGMFDCAKTILKNEGVKAFYKGYVPNLLGIIPYAGIDLAVYETLKNAWLAYHTKDSANPGVLVLLGCGTISSTCGQLASYPLALVRTRMQARASLNASDQPTMSSLLKNILVKDGFFGLYRGILPNFMKVIPAVSISYVVYEYMKIGLGINK
- the LOC125984950 gene encoding mitochondrial adenyl nucleotide antiporter SLC25A24 isoform X2, with amino-acid sequence MSGDQNKDGSLDFQEFTKYLKEHEKKLRLTFKSLDKNNDGRIDATEIQQSLAELGMDINKVDALKILQSMDIDGTMMVDWNEWREHFLFHPAHNLQEIIRYWKHSSVLDIGDSLAIPDEFTEEEKSSGGWWKQLVAGAVAGSVSRTGTAPLDRLKVFMQVHSTKTNKISLAKGFKQMIVEGGAISLWRGNGINVLKIAPETAIKFMAYEQFKKLLSSEGEKIETHKRFMSGSLAGATAQTAIYPMEVLKTRLTLRKTGQYSGMFDCAKTILKNEGVKAFYKGYVPNLLGIIPYAGIDLAVYETLKNAWLAYHTKDSANPGVLVLLGCGTISSTCGQLASYPLALVRTRMQARASLNASDQPTMSSLLKNILVKDGFFGLYRGILPNFMKVIPAVSISYVVYEYMKIGLGINK
- the prkab2 gene encoding 5'-AMP-activated protein kinase subunit beta-2; this translates as MGNTSDRVSADRHGAKAHRMDSSGGHKDLEPSSKMMDSTDDPNIFNTRGPDSKLLGEKEFTPDLDDLVKTVPQARPTVIRWAGGGKEVYIAGSFNNWSNKIPLNKSHSDFVAILDLPEGEHQYKFFVDGQWLHDPSEPVVTSQLGTINNLIQVKKSDFEVFDALQVDSLECSDTSDLSSSPPGPYGQSQYVFRPEGHFKAPPILPPHLLQVILNKDTNISCDPALLPEPNHVMLNHLYALSIKDGVMVLSATHRYKKKYVTSLLYKPI